One Brassica napus cultivar Da-Ae chromosome A5, Da-Ae, whole genome shotgun sequence DNA window includes the following coding sequences:
- the LOC106436384 gene encoding E3 ubiquitin-protein ligase hel2-like, whose product MDDCCAVCAENLEWVAYGFCGHREVCSTCVVRLRFILGDRRCCICKTDCPIVFVTKEFGDDTKTITDFSTLPTEPKEGRVGSFWYHEETKVFFDDFNQYTRIKSMCRLSCTSCVSNHRLRFKSVEHLKNHLNQQHKLHMCSLCLVGRKVFICEQKLFTKEQLNQHISSGDSEVDGSESERGGFTGHPMCEFCKRPFYGGNELYTHMSREHYTCHICQRLRPGQYEYYGNYDDLEAHFRSDHFLCEDESCLAKKFIVFQTEPELKRHNTVDHGGRMSRSQQSASLQIQAAFQVQSRRGRRRSSQAPYAIDDGYPLLQTMRSPGGSRLGESSFPPLSVQANRGVQTRFGQNSESNNLRHEANRSAAARSSQTWPALIRGPTQASVPSSIQSSSASAQSQSRTLASAQASVGGCSSGSSLNPCNAKRNHHTSSTAKTSDTRSLEQPSHPGFPPASAVKSDNKSLVDKIRSSLGHDEELFKAFKDTSGKYRHGSIDARTYLEYVKGYGLSHLVLDMARLCPDPKRQKELIDTYNACLKSSSQTKESCGLKKNKGKAVKVESSSDSMGFKLQFSDKSQDEDKVKVQKDKGKAVVDTSSGGGVGLGGNTGKQFKKTPKFLRARLGEKSMAANLRSSSNSTEPEGESKNVDSKSSQSSPGGLQLRGAWRRGSAKLFS is encoded by the exons atggaTGATTGCTGCGCCGTTTGCGCCGAGAATCTAGAATGGGTTGCTTACGGCTTCTGCGGCCACCGAGAGGTTTGCTCCACCTGCGTCGTTCGCCTCCGCTTCATCCTCGGCGATCGCCGCtgctgcatctgcaaaaccgaTTGCCCCATCGTCTTCGTCACAAAG GAGTTTGGTGATGATACAAAGACGATTACTGACTTCTCGACGTTGCCAACAGAACCAAAGGAAGGTCGTGTAGGCTCCTTCTGGTACCATGAAGAAACCAAAGTCTTCTTTGATGACTTCAACCAGTACACAAGGATTAAGTCAATGTGCAGACTCTCCTGCACCTCTTGTGTCTCTAACCATCGTTTGCGGTTTAAGAGCGTTGAGCACTTGAAGAATCACTTGAACCAGCAGCATAAGTTGCATATGTGCAGTTTATGTCTTGTGGGTCGTAAG GTATTCATTTGTGAGCAGAAGCTGTTTACTAAGGAGCAGTTGAATCAGCATATAAGTAGCGGTGACTCTGAAGTTGATGGAAGTGAGAGTGAGAGAGGAGGCTTCACTGGTCATCCTATGTGCGAGTTCTGTAAGCGTCCGTTCTATGGTGGCAATGAGCTTTACACTCATATGTCTAGAGAGCATTACACCTGTCACATTTGCCAAAG GTTGAGACCGGGTCAATATGAGTATTATGGAAACTATGATGATCTGGAG GCTCACTTCCGCAGTGACCATTTCTTATGTGAAGACGAGTCTTGTCTTGCTAAGAAGTTCATAGTTTTCCAAACTGAACCTGAGTTGAAA AGGCACAACACAGTTGATCATGGAGGTAGAATGTCTCGGTCTCAGCAAAGTGCATCGTTACAG ATTCAAGCGGCTTTCCAGGTTCAGAGTCGCCGTGGAAGGAGACGATCATCTCAAGCACCTTATGCCATTGACGACGGTTATCCTCTTCTTCAAACTATGAGGAGCCCTGGAGGATCACGTCTGGGAGAATCTTCTTTCCCTCCACTCTCTGTGCAAGCAAACCGAGGAGTGCAAACAAGATTTGGACAGAACTCAGAGAGTAACAATCTAAGACATGAAGCAAATAGAAGTGCAGCTGCTAGGTCTTCTCAAACCTGGCCAGCGTTAATCCGAGGCCCAACTCAAGCATCTGTTCCAAGCAGTATACAATCTTCTAGCGCTTCTGCTCAATCTCAGTCTAGAACTCTTGCTTCTGCTCAAGCATCAGTTGGTGGATGTTCATCTGGTTCTTCACTGAATCCCTGCAATGCAAAGAGGAATCATCACACATCTTCAACTGCTAAAACGTCTGATACAAGATCACTAGAGCAGCCTTCTCATCCTGGTTTTCCTCCAGCTTCTGCTGTGAAGTCTGATAACAAGAGTTTGGTTGATAAAATACGCTCCAGCCTCGGTCACGATGAAGAGTTATTCAAGGCCTTCAAAGATACATCAGGAAAGTATCGTCATGGTTCGATAGATGCTAGAACTTACTTAGAGTATGTGAAAGGGTATGGGTTGTCTCACTTAGTTCTCGATATGGCTAGACTCTGCCCTGACCCTAAGAGACAGAAGGAGCTCATTGATACCTATAATGCTTGCTTGAAGAGCAGTTCACAGACAAAAGAGAGTTGCGGTTTGAAGAAAAACAAAGGGAAAGCTGTGAAAGTTGAAAGTAGCAGTGACTCCATGGGGTTTAAGTTGCAGTTCTCTGACAAATCTCAGGATGAAGACAAGGTGAAGGTACAGAAAGACAAAGGCAAAGCAGTTGTGGACACTTCATCTGGTGGTGGAGTGGGATTAGGCGGCAACACAGGGAAGCAATTTAAGAAAACTCCAAAGTTTCTTAGAGCACGTCTTGGCGAGAAATCCATGGCTGCAAACCTTAGGAGTTCTTCTAACTCAACAGAGCCTGAAGGAGAATCCAAGAATGTTGACTCCAAAAGTAGCCAGAGCTCTCCCGGTGGGTTGCAACTTCGTGGTGCTTGGCGGAGAGGAAGTGCAAAACTCTTCTCCtag